From Deferribacter autotrophicus, the proteins below share one genomic window:
- a CDS encoding nitronate monooxygenase → MSYPDLIQGGMGAGVSHWKLARAVSLLGGLGVVSATALDTIVARRLQEKDEDTVNALSHFPIKEIAERIYKKYFGKKREDGSYLPVPFFSLNPSDELIELTVAANFVEVFLAKKGHNYPVGINLLEKIQLTTLYSLYGAMLAGVDYVIMGAGIPREIPGILDKFARGLDAELTLNVTGASKDEKFKMLFSPRSFMQNKAVELKRPYFFAIVSSNVLATTLVKKSTGKVDGLVIENYMAGGHNAPPRVKGVFDVNGAPVYGEKDKIDFEKIKKLEVPFYLAGNYVTQEKISEALSKIGATGVQVGTIFALTKESGFNEDIKLKLIEMIKDGTIKVFTDPLASPTGFPFKVAQVEGTLSDEKIYLERKRICNFRYLAELYKDKEGNIGYRCPAEPVDEYVKKGGDVKNTEGRKCLCNALLANIGYGNVYKNGYREPYLITLGDSVRFLEHLLPDKGLPTVKSVITKLKEYINSCH, encoded by the coding sequence ATGAGTTATCCAGATTTAATTCAAGGGGGGATGGGAGCTGGAGTTTCCCATTGGAAATTAGCTAGAGCAGTATCTTTGTTAGGTGGATTGGGTGTTGTTTCAGCAACTGCACTTGATACAATTGTAGCGAGAAGGTTACAGGAAAAAGATGAAGATACCGTTAATGCATTGTCACATTTCCCAATAAAAGAGATTGCTGAGAGAATTTATAAAAAATATTTTGGCAAGAAAAGAGAGGATGGAAGCTATTTACCCGTGCCTTTTTTCTCATTGAATCCCTCAGATGAATTGATTGAGCTCACAGTTGCTGCAAACTTTGTAGAAGTTTTTCTTGCAAAAAAGGGGCACAATTACCCCGTTGGTATAAATTTGCTCGAAAAAATTCAGCTAACAACCCTTTACTCACTATATGGGGCAATGTTAGCCGGTGTAGATTATGTAATTATGGGTGCTGGGATTCCACGGGAAATTCCAGGAATTCTCGATAAATTTGCAAGAGGATTAGATGCTGAACTTACTTTGAATGTGACCGGAGCTTCAAAAGATGAAAAATTTAAAATGCTTTTTAGTCCCAGAAGTTTTATGCAGAATAAAGCAGTGGAATTAAAACGTCCATATTTCTTTGCCATTGTTTCTTCAAATGTATTGGCAACAACTCTTGTTAAAAAATCCACAGGAAAAGTGGACGGGTTGGTAATTGAAAATTATATGGCTGGGGGGCACAATGCTCCTCCAAGAGTAAAAGGGGTTTTTGATGTGAATGGAGCTCCTGTTTATGGTGAAAAGGATAAAATTGATTTTGAAAAAATTAAAAAGCTTGAGGTACCTTTTTACTTAGCAGGAAACTATGTAACTCAAGAAAAAATATCAGAAGCGTTATCAAAAATTGGCGCTACAGGTGTTCAGGTAGGAACTATCTTTGCTTTGACAAAAGAATCCGGTTTTAATGAAGATATTAAACTTAAATTAATAGAAATGATAAAAGATGGTACAATAAAAGTATTTACTGATCCACTAGCTTCTCCTACAGGTTTTCCTTTTAAAGTTGCACAAGTTGAAGGCACTTTATCTGATGAGAAGATTTACTTAGAAAGAAAAAGAATATGTAATTTTAGATATTTAGCAGAGCTTTACAAAGATAAAGAAGGTAATATAGGTTATAGGTGCCCAGCTGAGCCAGTTGATGAATATGTGAAAAAAGGCGGAGATGTGAAAAATACCGAAGGTAGGAAATGTCTTTGCAATGCCTTGTTAGCAAATATTGGTTATGGAAATGTATATAAAAATGGATATAGAGAACCGTACCTTATTACACTGGGTGATAGTGTGAGATTTTTAGAACATTTACTTCCTGATAAAGGGTTACCGACTGTCAAAAGTGTGATTACAAAATTGAAAGAGTATATAAACAGCTGTCACTAA
- a CDS encoding IS110 family transposase, whose protein sequence is MYKYQKVVGIDVSKLNLSISVYDGKKYSFYEVSNNTNLFKKDFFDKERLDLSTTLFIMENTGVYHLKLATYLVKELGCIVSVVNPLAIKNFIGIDLNRLKTDKADSKKIAEFGYIYGDKYLFSPTDELSEKIELTLNMIDDFYNQINTLSNQLESLMQRYYKFPEIIKSYKSMIKTYQRKIREAEKELERLIKKNFKVEYELLRSIPGAGLKFCSLVIGKLKCFKNFDKAKQVSSYIGICPSPYESGSSIKGRGKISKRGNTYMRKILFMCSLSACKHNRSCRTLYYRLIASGKPKKLALIAVANKLIRQAFGILKSGKPYDPDYHAGLTHSAKNA, encoded by the coding sequence ATGTATAAGTATCAAAAGGTGGTAGGTATTGATGTATCGAAGTTGAATTTATCCATAAGCGTATATGATGGTAAGAAGTATAGTTTTTACGAAGTTTCTAATAATACTAACTTATTTAAAAAAGATTTTTTTGACAAAGAGAGATTAGATTTATCAACCACACTTTTCATAATGGAAAACACAGGAGTATATCACTTAAAGTTAGCAACCTATTTAGTAAAAGAATTAGGATGTATAGTATCAGTAGTAAATCCGCTTGCAATAAAAAACTTTATAGGTATTGATTTAAACAGATTAAAAACAGATAAGGCAGACTCTAAAAAGATAGCAGAGTTTGGTTATATTTATGGTGATAAATACTTATTTAGTCCTACAGATGAACTCTCAGAAAAGATAGAATTAACGTTAAACATGATAGATGATTTTTATAATCAAATAAACACGCTAAGTAATCAATTGGAAAGTTTAATGCAAAGATACTATAAATTTCCTGAAATAATAAAAAGTTACAAAAGCATGATAAAAACATATCAAAGAAAGATTAGAGAAGCGGAGAAGGAACTAGAGAGATTAATAAAGAAAAATTTTAAAGTGGAATATGAGCTTTTACGTAGTATTCCAGGTGCTGGATTAAAGTTTTGTTCACTTGTAATAGGTAAACTTAAATGTTTTAAAAATTTCGATAAGGCTAAGCAAGTAAGTTCATATATTGGGATTTGTCCTAGTCCTTATGAGTCAGGGAGTTCAATTAAAGGCAGAGGTAAAATATCCAAGAGGGGTAACACGTATATGAGAAAAATATTATTTATGTGTTCATTAAGTGCTTGTAAGCATAACAGGAGCTGTAGGACTTTGTATTATAGGTTGATTGCATCTGGGAAACCTAAAAAGCTAGCGTTAATTGCTGTTGCAAATAAATTAATAAGACAAGCTTTTGGGATATTGAAAAGTGGAAAACCTTATGATCCTGATTATCATGCAGGATTAACACATAGTGCAAAAAATGCTTGA
- a CDS encoding PIN domain-containing protein gives MISFYAISSNIILDVLLDRQPFSKPAAYLMSKVERSELLGYVYATTITTIHYLISKNLGDAAAKQHIGSLLTLFEIAPVTRTVLESALSSKFKDFEDAVLHESTIHVGAKYIVTRNVCDFKCSMIPVFEPVELTNIIEN, from the coding sequence ATGATATCTTTTTATGCAATATCCTCAAATATTATACTAGATGTTTTATTAGATAGACAACCATTTTCGAAGCCTGCGGCATATTTGATGTCCAAAGTTGAACGATCCGAACTTCTGGGATATGTTTATGCAACTACCATTACGACAATACATTATCTTATATCGAAAAATCTTGGAGATGCTGCCGCAAAACAACATATTGGGTCGTTATTGACATTATTTGAAATAGCTCCGGTAACCCGGACAGTTCTTGAAAGTGCTTTATCCAGTAAATTTAAAGATTTCGAAGATGCTGTATTACATGAATCTACAATTCATGTAGGAGCGAAATATATTGTAACCCGAAATGTATGTGACTTCAAATGTTCCATGATACCAGTATTTGAGCCAGTTGAATTAACAAATATAATAGAAAATTAA
- a CDS encoding DUF4405 domain-containing protein, which yields MFSLRKITSLVLLLSFLMLVYTGVMLYIAPQGRVAYWAIWKFAGLTKTEYTNIHIMFSIIFLISGILHIYYNWKAILHYLKNKSQQLVIFTPNFVIALLLTLITFLGTYYNLKPFSSVITFSDNIKTYWEKVLGTPPISHGELLSLENFCKKFNIDLQKAESILKENGIKITSVKDTLKTIAITNNTTPQKIYDLIKDAKKLSPTKIKNNMEEETPTGLGRLTLKEMCDQYNINFEMAKNILKEKGFEFDDKTKIKDISVQKGMLPVDIYKMLKK from the coding sequence ATGTTCTCTTTAAGAAAAATTACTTCTTTAGTTCTTTTACTATCTTTTTTAATGCTAGTTTATACTGGGGTAATGCTTTATATTGCACCTCAAGGAAGAGTAGCCTATTGGGCAATATGGAAATTTGCCGGTTTAACAAAAACCGAATATACAAACATTCATATTATGTTTTCAATTATTTTTCTAATTTCTGGGATTCTTCATATCTATTATAATTGGAAAGCTATATTACATTACCTAAAAAACAAAAGTCAACAACTTGTCATTTTCACACCAAATTTTGTAATAGCATTATTATTAACGCTAATCACATTTCTAGGGACATATTACAATTTAAAACCTTTTAGCTCAGTCATAACTTTTAGCGATAACATTAAAACCTACTGGGAAAAAGTGCTTGGAACCCCACCAATTTCCCACGGAGAACTTTTATCTTTAGAAAACTTCTGTAAAAAATTCAATATTGACTTACAAAAAGCAGAATCAATTTTAAAAGAAAATGGTATTAAAATCACCAGTGTTAAAGATACATTAAAAACAATTGCAATAACTAATAATACCACACCACAAAAAATCTACGACTTAATTAAAGATGCTAAAAAACTTTCTCCAACCAAAATCAAAAACAACATGGAAGAGGAAACACCAACAGGTCTTGGTAGGCTCACTTTAAAAGAAATGTGTGATCAATATAATATTAATTTTGAAATGGCGAAAAACATTTTAAAAGAGAAGGGATTCGAGTTTGATGATAAAACAAAAATTAAAGATATAAGTGTTCAAAAGGGTATGTTACCTGTTGACATTTACAAAATGCTCAAAAAATAA
- the recO gene encoding DNA repair protein RecO — protein sequence MGRVKTEAIIYKLLNYSDRSAVGFLFSKEFGLIKAFISRAFGKKGGIFKFLPGTVDLLLKENSELHKFYGFEQNVKYYFFIENPYILMRLNLIFSLLDEFGLDSEHNEMLWKMILSIRENNIYKSTIFITYFILKHSGFLPEMNCHECGKKKNLFLEDDGTIKCKNCCSGTGIAIENELVNLFELLQDVKKYKVTMVDRKIERLYMNFIKNIVNQTLKKEIKVFEMLYI from the coding sequence ATGGGTAGAGTAAAAACTGAGGCAATAATATACAAGCTGCTAAATTATTCTGATAGATCAGCTGTTGGGTTTCTTTTTTCAAAAGAATTTGGCCTTATAAAGGCTTTTATATCGAGGGCTTTTGGAAAAAAGGGTGGAATTTTTAAATTTTTGCCTGGTACAGTTGATTTACTTTTGAAAGAGAATTCAGAGCTACACAAATTTTATGGATTTGAGCAAAATGTTAAGTATTATTTTTTTATTGAAAATCCATATATACTTATGAGGCTCAATTTAATCTTTAGCTTACTTGATGAATTTGGTTTAGATTCTGAACATAATGAGATGTTGTGGAAAATGATTTTGAGTATAAGAGAGAATAATATTTATAAGTCCACGATCTTTATAACATATTTTATTTTAAAACATTCCGGATTTTTGCCTGAAATGAATTGCCATGAATGCGGTAAAAAGAAAAATCTCTTTCTTGAAGATGATGGAACGATAAAGTGTAAAAACTGCTGTAGTGGGACTGGTATAGCAATTGAAAATGAGTTGGTGAATTTGTTTGAATTATTGCAAGATGTGAAGAAATATAAAGTTACAATGGTTGATAGAAAAATAGAAAGACTCTATATGAATTTTATAAAAAATATAGTAAATCAAACTTTAAAAAAAGAGATAAAAGTGTTTGAAATGCTCTATATTTAA
- the mgtE gene encoding magnesium transporter, which translates to MITPALRVKIETVKKLVRKNARTSLEKVLAKLHPADIALIIKNLSDLDRKKIWESISDKSKIASIILELEDSQIIEFFDAMQPNEIALILNEMESDDAANILRLLDQDKVNEILKYMKKDEVEAVEELLHYPEDSAGAVMNPNFFALHEDTTIKEATKVLHKAEDVEMVFYLYVVDDEGRLVGVISLRQLILNPPEKKLKEIMTKDVIRVTVDMDREDVAKIVEKYDLLAIPVVDEQNRLVGIITVDDIIDIIREEATEDIYKMAGTTDDEVLMGNKSIKIARVRLPWLLITFVGELISGFVITFFQGRVHEFAILASFMPLIMAMGGNVGSQSATILIRGMALGKIDSKDLSKVIFKEIRVGMIMGLIMGILLALVAPIWHGDPKLGIVVGCAMFAAVTFSTFTGTFVPATLIRFNFDPAVASSPFISTLNDITGLTIYFTVSIVLLSIL; encoded by the coding sequence ATGATTACTCCTGCATTAAGGGTAAAAATTGAAACTGTAAAAAAACTAGTTAGAAAAAATGCAAGAACGAGCCTTGAAAAGGTTTTAGCTAAATTGCACCCTGCTGATATTGCATTAATTATAAAGAACTTGAGCGATCTGGATAGAAAAAAGATATGGGAATCTATTTCTGATAAAAGCAAAATCGCAAGTATCATACTTGAGCTGGAAGACTCTCAAATAATCGAATTTTTTGACGCTATGCAGCCAAATGAAATAGCACTTATCTTGAATGAAATGGAAAGTGATGATGCTGCAAATATTTTGAGATTGCTTGATCAGGATAAGGTAAATGAAATTCTCAAATACATGAAAAAAGATGAGGTTGAAGCAGTAGAAGAGCTCCTTCACTATCCTGAAGATAGTGCAGGGGCTGTGATGAATCCAAACTTTTTTGCCCTACATGAGGATACAACTATTAAGGAAGCTACCAAGGTTTTGCATAAAGCTGAAGATGTGGAGATGGTTTTTTATCTTTATGTGGTTGATGATGAAGGGAGGCTTGTTGGAGTAATTTCTCTTAGACAGCTTATTTTGAATCCTCCAGAGAAGAAATTGAAAGAGATTATGACAAAAGATGTTATTCGTGTAACTGTTGATATGGACAGGGAGGATGTTGCAAAGATTGTTGAGAAATACGATTTACTTGCGATACCTGTAGTTGACGAGCAGAACAGGCTTGTGGGTATTATTACAGTGGATGACATTATTGACATTATTCGTGAAGAAGCCACTGAAGATATTTATAAAATGGCCGGTACTACGGATGATGAAGTATTAATGGGTAATAAATCTATTAAAATTGCAAGAGTTAGACTTCCTTGGCTATTAATTACTTTTGTGGGTGAATTAATTTCAGGTTTTGTTATTACTTTTTTTCAGGGAAGGGTTCATGAATTTGCCATTTTGGCTAGTTTTATGCCACTTATTATGGCTATGGGTGGTAATGTGGGAAGCCAATCGGCCACTATACTAATTCGTGGAATGGCGCTCGGTAAAATTGATAGTAAAGATCTTAGTAAGGTTATTTTTAAAGAGATTAGGGTTGGTATGATTATGGGTTTGATTATGGGGATACTGCTTGCTTTGGTGGCTCCGATATGGCATGGAGATCCAAAACTAGGCATTGTGGTAGGATGTGCAATGTTTGCTGCTGTAACGTTTTCTACTTTTACTGGGACTTTTGTTCCTGCTACACTAATAAGGTTTAATTTTGATCCTGCCGTTGCTTCAAGTCCTTTCATATCAACTTTGAATGATATTACTGGCCTCACAATCTATTTCACCGTCTCAATAGTATTATTATCTATTCTTTGA
- the era gene encoding GTPase Era has product MGFKCGFVSIIGRPNVGKSTLLNRILDEKVTIVSSKPNTTRTNIKGVKTGENYQLILIDTPGIHIAKDKINRLMVQNALDSLEMVDIVYFMVEPGEFIGKEIKFILEVLKKYEGKKYLLINKVDKSTKTKAINTANEIFKYLEFDYVLPISALKGINIDKLIDLTVKDLPENYKIFDNDYITDIPEKFLIAEFVREQIFRLLKEEVPYDTVVECEMVEDRSENLLYTACSIIISRESQKPILLGKRGRTIKEIGKRARENLEKFFGVKVYLDLWVKVVNNWQEKDEYLKIQRLL; this is encoded by the coding sequence ATGGGTTTTAAGTGTGGTTTTGTTTCAATTATCGGAAGACCTAATGTAGGTAAGTCTACGTTATTAAATAGAATTTTAGATGAGAAAGTTACAATAGTATCAAGCAAACCAAATACCACAAGAACAAATATTAAAGGGGTTAAAACTGGTGAAAATTATCAATTAATTTTGATTGATACACCTGGGATTCATATTGCAAAGGATAAAATAAACAGACTAATGGTTCAAAATGCATTGGACAGTCTTGAAATGGTGGATATTGTATATTTTATGGTAGAACCTGGTGAATTTATTGGTAAAGAAATTAAATTTATCCTTGAAGTTTTGAAAAAGTACGAAGGAAAGAAATATCTTCTGATAAATAAAGTGGATAAATCCACAAAAACGAAAGCGATAAATACAGCAAATGAAATTTTCAAATATTTGGAATTTGATTATGTATTACCTATTTCAGCTCTCAAAGGAATAAATATTGATAAATTGATTGATTTGACTGTGAAAGACTTACCTGAAAATTATAAAATATTTGATAATGACTATATTACGGATATACCTGAAAAATTTTTAATAGCTGAATTTGTGAGAGAGCAAATTTTCAGACTTTTAAAGGAAGAAGTACCTTATGATACAGTTGTTGAGTGTGAGATGGTGGAAGATAGAAGTGAAAACTTACTTTATACAGCTTGTTCAATAATTATTTCGAGAGAATCCCAAAAACCCATTCTTTTGGGGAAGCGTGGAAGAACAATTAAAGAGATTGGAAAAAGGGCTAGGGAAAATTTAGAAAAATTTTTCGGCGTTAAGGTATATCTTGATTTATGGGTGAAAGTAGTTAATAATTGGCAGGAAAAAGATGAATATTTAAAAATTCAAAGGTTGTTGTAG
- a CDS encoding hemolysin family protein, whose protein sequence is MEISIMAEIFIVIGCLILSGFFSASETALTALNELKVKHMLEEYGSRVKDLELWLLHPNKVLNTILIGNNIVNIFGSIVAADIAEKYFGNAQIALTTGVMTFLVLVFGEVMPKTFAKYNAETISRIFIKILKIFYKAFYPFTFSLNILVKLLIRIMGGKLENSQPKITEDELEFLINIGGEEGILENQKKEMLHNIFEISETLVKEIMVPRTDMVAVRVDLPIEEVLKVVIETEYSRIPVYEGKMDNIVGILYTKDLIKELKNGFEHFELKKILRKPYFVPETKKIDDLLREFQINHIHLAIVIDEYGGVAGLVTLEDIIEEIVGEIRDEFDKEEDRIIPVDDNTFIIDPLLDIDDFCEYFKLERDESMDDYETVGGLIYFLAGKIPEVGEEYRYKNFLFKILEKDGKKLEKLQLTILGDTEVEE, encoded by the coding sequence TTGGAAATAAGTATAATGGCTGAGATTTTTATAGTAATTGGTTGTCTAATTTTGTCGGGATTTTTCTCAGCGAGTGAAACTGCGCTTACAGCGTTGAATGAGTTGAAAGTTAAACATATGCTGGAAGAGTATGGCAGCCGTGTAAAAGATTTGGAATTGTGGCTTTTGCATCCTAACAAGGTATTGAACACGATATTAATTGGTAATAATATTGTAAATATATTTGGTTCTATAGTGGCTGCGGATATTGCAGAAAAGTATTTTGGTAATGCTCAGATAGCTCTTACAACGGGTGTAATGACATTTCTTGTGCTTGTTTTTGGTGAAGTGATGCCAAAGACATTTGCCAAATATAATGCTGAAACAATATCAAGAATTTTTATTAAAATACTTAAGATTTTTTATAAGGCTTTTTATCCTTTTACCTTTTCACTTAATATCCTTGTTAAACTTTTGATAAGGATAATGGGTGGTAAGTTGGAAAATAGCCAACCAAAAATTACTGAAGATGAATTAGAATTTTTAATAAACATTGGTGGTGAAGAAGGGATTTTGGAGAATCAGAAAAAAGAGATGTTGCATAACATTTTTGAGATTAGTGAGACTCTTGTAAAGGAAATTATGGTTCCACGAACTGATATGGTAGCCGTAAGAGTTGATTTACCCATTGAAGAAGTATTAAAAGTAGTTATTGAGACTGAATATTCTAGAATCCCTGTATATGAAGGAAAAATGGACAACATAGTAGGTATTTTATATACAAAAGATTTGATAAAAGAATTAAAGAACGGTTTTGAACATTTTGAATTGAAGAAGATTTTGAGGAAACCATATTTTGTTCCTGAGACAAAAAAAATTGATGATTTGCTGAGAGAATTTCAGATAAACCATATTCATCTTGCCATTGTTATTGATGAGTATGGAGGGGTAGCTGGTCTTGTGACACTTGAGGATATAATTGAGGAAATTGTGGGAGAAATAAGAGATGAGTTTGATAAGGAAGAGGATAGAATCATTCCGGTAGATGATAACACATTTATAATTGATCCACTTTTAGATATTGATGATTTTTGTGAGTATTTTAAACTTGAAAGGGATGAAAGTATGGATGATTACGAAACAGTGGGTGGACTTATTTACTTCTTAGCTGGGAAAATCCCAGAAGTTGGAGAAGAATACAGATATAAAAATTTTCTGTTTAAAATATTAGAAAAGGATGGTAAAAAGTTGGAAAAGCTCCAACTTACAATCCTTGGAGATACAGAGGTTGAAGAGTAA
- a CDS encoding diacylglycerol kinase yields MKSDSWWKSLGFAIEGIIYAVRHERNLKIHTILAILILFFALFFKLKFLEYIILAITITLVIAAELFNTAIEYIVDYICKEESEEAKHIKDVAAGAVLTTAFGAIFVGYFVLFDRIKEYAGFALKRLPGLPSHLAVISLFITILLVVVLKAIFGRGEPLHGGMPSGHAATAFSILVSITYLTKDVMVIIMVFLLAILVCQSRVQLKIHNTTEVIFGAILGTSVTFLMYKFFL; encoded by the coding sequence ATGAAATCTGATAGTTGGTGGAAATCCTTAGGTTTTGCTATTGAAGGGATAATTTACGCAGTAAGGCATGAACGAAATTTAAAAATTCATACTATTTTGGCGATTCTAATTCTGTTTTTTGCTCTATTTTTTAAATTAAAATTTTTAGAATATATTATACTTGCCATTACCATTACTTTGGTTATTGCTGCTGAGCTTTTTAATACTGCGATAGAGTATATTGTTGATTATATATGCAAAGAAGAGAGTGAAGAGGCAAAGCATATAAAAGATGTAGCGGCCGGTGCCGTATTGACTACTGCATTTGGAGCTATTTTTGTCGGATATTTTGTACTATTTGATAGGATTAAAGAATATGCAGGTTTTGCTTTAAAAAGATTGCCTGGTTTACCGTCCCACTTAGCTGTCATCTCTTTATTTATCACGATATTATTAGTGGTAGTGTTAAAGGCAATTTTTGGTAGAGGTGAACCGTTACATGGTGGGATGCCATCTGGGCATGCTGCAACAGCGTTTTCAATTCTTGTTTCCATAACATATTTAACTAAGGATGTTATGGTGATTATAATGGTTTTTTTACTTGCTATTCTTGTTTGTCAATCAAGGGTTCAACTGAAGATACATAACACCACAGAAGTAATTTTTGGTGCAATATTAGGTACTTCGGTGACCTTTTTAATGTATAAATTTTTTTTATAG
- the ybeY gene encoding rRNA maturation RNase YbeY, with protein sequence MRNEINLLIDDRVDSGFSEDFFEKITRKVLEMVGYSLDFAEISIVLCDNDEIREINKQFRGMDNPTDVLSFPMNEDEISDGMLGDIVISIDKAKEFSSEHGFPLDREVSFLYIHGLLHLLGFDHERSKQSEEEMFDLQEGILKSLINEKICS encoded by the coding sequence GTGAGAAATGAGATAAACTTACTAATTGATGACCGTGTTGATTCCGGTTTTTCTGAGGATTTTTTTGAAAAAATCACACGTAAGGTTCTCGAAATGGTTGGATATTCATTAGATTTTGCTGAAATTTCAATTGTTTTGTGTGATAATGATGAAATAAGGGAAATAAATAAACAGTTTAGAGGAATGGATAATCCCACTGATGTTTTATCTTTTCCGATGAATGAGGATGAAATTTCTGATGGAATGTTGGGTGATATTGTGATAAGTATTGATAAAGCTAAAGAATTTAGCAGTGAACACGGTTTTCCATTAGATAGGGAAGTTTCATTTTTATATATACATGGATTGCTCCACTTGTTAGGTTTTGACCATGAGAGGAGCAAGCAAAGTGAAGAAGAAATGTTTGATTTACAGGAAGGTATATTAAAGAGTTTAATAAATGAAAAAATATGCAGTTAG